The genomic stretch AATTTGGAAGGAACACAGATGTTGAAAAATACTATAAATTGCACTTTTATTCATCAagtgtgtgagtatatgtgtgtgcatgctcagACTAACATGTGCAGCAGGTCATACCTCAGAATAATAAGGTGGCACATTGTCAGTACGATCGTGTACCTGCAGAGTGAGATAACAGTTTAATGGTGGAGAGGcaagagaaaagacagacaaaagaaCAGGAGAGGAGAAGTTCTCTATGCAATGCAACACACACTAACCAGCGGACCAGTCGGAGTATAAGAAGGCTGAGCGGGGTAGTGTGTCCCAGAGGGCTGACTCAATTCATCTGACCTCGGTCCAACAGCCTCATACtgcaatttaaattaaacatatacAGTCCAGAGACACAATGGGAATATATTCTTTTACAGCATGACAGTGATCTTTAACCTGATggtactgtacacacaaaaaagtgcaGAATGTGTCACCTCAGGTGCAGATGCAGCAGCCGCTTCAGTCTCAGAATCGTCCTCTCTGGAGGAGCTCTCCCCACAGCATTTCTTCAAGCAACCGCAGAAACATGTCccaaagagagaaacagcagcaataaTACCAACTGTAGTATCACCGCGACTCCCTAGTGGTGAAACAatgagttgattaattgattagacGATGGTTAGAAAATGTATCATCAACAGAAATGTCTTAAATTGTCCCTGATTTATATCattgcaaactgaatatcttatcTTGGACAAAAAGACAAGATGTCACCTTACCACAATTTATAGACTTACAGACCAAAtgattgatcatttaaaaactgaGAAATTATATAAACCCTTGTGAAAACTTTTGAAACCACTTTGGATAAACCAAAACCTAAAAGCAAACAACAGAAGCTAAAAATAAGGTTTTTCTTATGCAGAGCcgataatttaaaaaaaacacatttggcactgattttaaaatacatttgggGGTAAAACGAGGTAAGACGCCCCCCTTAAGAACAATgtctattttcttttaaaatatatacaatctgaatatcaatataatatgtTGACAAGATGTATGcttacataaacacattcagAGGGTAATTAAATCATAACAGACTACAACTTTGTTATTATAAAACTAAACTTAACGTCTTGTAAAGGGGCATCTTACCCCACAACTCGGGGAAGATTCTCCCCCACCAGGGTAAGAACACTTGGGGGGCATCTTCCCTCATGAGTAATTTTGATATATAGACTTGGTTTTCATGCATAACATTTAACTTTATTGACATTGCTCTTACTTGAACTGCATAATGAACttacttttaattgtttttagaaTGGTTTGATTATTGCCAATTAATTTCAAATTGATGGGCCTAGGACAAATCACAATTGGAGAGAtttgtttaaaatatgtataagtttattataattgatatttaaattactgacataaataatattgttacgtaaaaaaaacatgcaagtgtgaacaaatcattaaaattatGTGACTAGCAGGATTATTGTCAATATtttcaaatcaataaaacaactattaaaatttcattttgatgTGAACAAACCAAAAAACTGTCATTCCAAATCAGAGAAACAATTTAACAATCAGGCCTAAAAAACGCCATTTAAATCAGCAAAGCACAACAAAAATTAAACTTCCAAACAAACTCACAGCAGAAACCTGCCTCTGTTGCATTGCTTCATTCCTCATGAGACCATTTCATAACGTTTTCACACCACAATATGAGAACAGCTCAGTGCAGTACAGACATTCAGCATCCTCATCATTCTgggtcttcttcttcacttcgATCTTCTTATTTTCTAGGGgctttttcacaattttcttgCCACTTGCCTTCTCCTCCAGATCTCTCCTGTAGGTGCGGCTGTAATCACTGCTGCTGACTCAGCCTTCCTTTTTCTGGGCCTTGCCTGCTTGCTTTGGCTGAGGTCAAAGTGCCGGGATGAGACTTGACATGGACAGAAAACAGCATTGAACTTTATAAATAGCACTGTTGATAAAACATGTAGCCTTTGAAATATTATAAGACACTTTGGTTGTCTTACCATGACTGGGCTCTCAAGCAGCCTGGTGGGAGTAGGTGTGTGGAGCAGGCTGTAGGGCAGGTTCTGGATCAAGCCCTCTTCTCCAAAAATGTCCCTGTTACATGGCATTAGGCCACAGGCATGAACTCTTTCACCCCCTTCCCCAAACTGGCAGCCTGGCTATAAACTTCACCAAATCGGCCAATAATCTCATAGATGTTGATTCTCTTTCCAGGTTTTTGGTCTTCCATCAGTCGGCCACTTTGCTGTAGCTCATCTTCAGGCTTCAGAAAAAGGTCCTGTCAAGGGGCTGCATTTTAAGGCCGCAGTGAGGCAGTATTGAAATCATGATTATGCCAAGATGTCTTGCCAGATTAACAGCCTCTAAGGTTTTATGTGGGTGGTTCACATCAAGTATGAGGATGTGTGGATCATTCTTGCTGGCGTTCAAGTTCTTCGCGAAGTGGGTGAGCCACTCCACAAATAGGTTGCCGTCGAGTCAATCTGAAACTCTTCCCACAGATCCATTCTCTTTCTCAGAAAGATAAACATCAGAGGAGCAAATTGCCCTGCAGCTTTCATCGTGCACAAAGCAGTGACATTAAATCCTCTCTTAGCGTTCGTCATCCTCCTGACTTGTTGAGCCCCTTTTGTTGCAACCACAGGCTGGGGTTTCTGGATGTTTTGGACTCCTATCTGATCCATGTTCCACAGCTAGGTGTTCAACATGTTCCGTTTCTGAAGCATGTTTtcataaacatcaaaatattcACCCACTTTTACTTTATTGAAGCCTACTGCCTGGGCAAGGCTAGTGGCCTGTGGGGTGCAGACAGAGAGGAATAGATTTCTCATCATGAATGTTTGCAAGATTCGCAAGATCAATCTTTTCAGGCTACAAGTTATGTGCTTATCtctgaaccaccggtggttcagaccatcagcatcctatgaggattctcatGTGATCTCGTGATCTCtggaatccagctgccttgtaAGATAAtatggtgatagacagatggttcatccaatcacctaccaagtattttttgaaagtgcctgcccttttccaaacagtttccaagtaTTAtctctcagatggttctgtgtaacaaaccatctggcacatCAGATTACTAGGAAACAGTCTTCCCAGTAACTTTTTTGGCATCACGAAATGGGTGTTGGATCCCCATCCTTGGAGCCAGGTCATAGGCCAGTTTCCTACATCCCACAATGTTTGCCAAGAGAGAGCTCTCTCCATATGTTGGATGTGGCACACCAGATCATTTTCAAAGGTTGCAGAGAAGACAGCAGTTTTCCCCTGATGAATATGGCCTGGCCTCTTCATCAGCTTGTCACATGTGCCGACGAAAGGTTTTTGGTGGTCTGCCAAATTATAGAGACACTGATTTCAGTGATTCACACAGTCTTTAATGCATTTAAGTGCATCCTCAAGAGCCTGCTTCCCATAGCTTCCTCTGTTTCTTGTCCTCGAGTAGAGCCTCATCTATAATGCAAGAAAaatttcaaacctttttttcatGACTTTAAATAACCCCCTTCCCCATACAcacattagggatgtgcagagagcccattatttgcatttgtatttgtatttgtataaaagtggaaataggtgtaaaaatcctgtttttgtttttatttcaattctaattttaggatatgAAAGTTTTGAAATGAGTGTTTATCAATAAACTATTTTGCAAAGGAGGTCCCTACAATGGGTCTCGAACTCGGGTCACCCAGGCCATCGATGACTGCAGTGACACACAGTCAGCActgtggagcagaggaaagagatggaggcagtgatgtaaccaacctgtgcACTATTATTTgaccaggtttttttttttccttccgaaaacaaataaatttgtAACATAAAGTCAGCTAGTTAGCCTCACAGactgataataatacatttcttaCTGTTGGTTAGCTATTATGTTATTGTGTTAGATGATGCATACTTTCTCAGAAATCTAACATTAACAAGACTAAACTATTCATTCTTTAAAGCGAGGGCGTCTTCCCTCAAAAATTGTTTGGCTTCTTACCTCGGATGGTCTTCTTTGTCTTATGGTTTACCCTACGCTTCATTTTCAGTGACACCACCAAGGCCTTGTTGCCATGCTGATCTATGACCTCGAAGTGTCCACCACATGAACTTTGGAGGCTCTCAATCAAAATCCCACATGGCTTTGACAGCTGAAACCCACCGCAATTAACTTCATCCGAACCCTTCCTCTGCAGCCTTCCTTGACGAACTATCTCAGTCTCAAACTCTTTCAGTTTGAGGTCACTTTCTGAGATGAAGTAAATGTTGCAGGAGTTCGGTTCCAGATCAAAAGTGAAGTCAAGCCTTTCTCCAGGACTCAGTTCATAGGACCTTCTGTTCGCTGGAAAAGAGGATGAACAAGACAGAAGATATTAAAGTGATTCTCCACCCAAAATCTGGTGAGCAGAAAATGTATCaccaacaattaatcaatttgtaGTTTGCAGAAATGTCTGAAATCGTCCCTGATTTATATCatttgtaaactgaatatcttgtcttggacaaaaaagaagaaagatgtCACTTCAGGATTTTGGAACTTGCAATGGTCATTTCTCACTATTTCCTGACAATTTATAGACTTACAGACCAAAtgataatttaaaaactgaGAACACTAAACAAACCCTTGTGAAAACTTTTGAAACCATTTTGGATAAACCAAAAgctaaaagcaaacaaaagaagCTAAAAATAAGGTTTTTCTTATAGCAAggcaataatgaaaaaacatatcTGATACTTATTATAAAGCACACTTACGCTTCATTTTCAATGACACCACCAAGGCCATGTTGCCATTCTGATCTCTGACCTCAAAACGTCCAACACATGACCTTTGGAAGCTGTCCATCAAAATCCCACATGGCTTTGACAGCTGAAACCCAACACAATCAACTTCATCCGAGCCCTTCCTCTCTAGCCTGCCTTGACGAACTATCTCAGTCTCAAACTCTCTCAGGTTGAGGTCACTTTCTGAGATGAAGTAAATGTTGCAGGAGTTCGGTTCCAGATCAAAAGTGAAGTCAAGCCTTTCTTCAGGACTCAGTTCATAGGACCTTGTGTTTGCTGGAAAAGAGGATGCACAAGACAGAAGATATTAAAGTGATTCTCCACCCAAAATCTGGTGAGCAGAAAATGTATCAccaacaattaatcaatgtgTAGTTTgcaaaaatgtctgaaattgtCCCTGATTTATATCATTCTAATCTGAATATCTTGTCTtggacaaaaagagagaaagatgtcaCTTTAGGATTTTGGAACTCCTCTTATCTCTTATCAGACTTGCTGAcgctaccagcagctctgtcagaggcacaaactgagctACAGTTAtcagtgttgtgatatttatagCTGACaccatttcttttctgtgaaatgaatgtaatgttaaCCAGATACACAGCAGTTTAAAAGGCTCACATGCATTTTTCTATCATTACCTTTTACTATGAGCTTTATCCTTGATAGCAaagtcttgtcttttttcctgAAGTTGTAGAGGCCATTGTCTGCCTGAGTGAGTTCGGAAATCTCCCAGACATTATGCTTCACATGTCCTCTGCCTCCCGTATTGGTCTGAGGGTCTGTGCGATTCCACAGGACTCTTGGCTGGTCCACACTGAGGATAGGAGTGAACTCCAGGAATTCAGCCTCTCTAGGAACATTGAAGGAGTACATAGCCTTGTAAGACCTCACCACTTGTTCAGCACActctaaaaaaacacatagagggaaaaaaagggttGAATTATTCTTTTTAAGAATACTACAGATTTTCTGGTGAAAAATATAGTATTGTTTAATGTTCTCACCCAAAATGTTTAGTTTGACGATATCAAATGGTCTTTCACCAGCAATTGAGACTGAAAAAGTTCCATCAtctctttctgtcaattttgtCAAAGTAACTGAGTAAGGAGAAGACTTGAAGCGTGGGTCCTTCACCTGAATAGACagacaacacaaataaatgtactcaggacagagagagatacaTTCAAGATTGTCCTGATTTGAACAGGAGCCAGACATTTGACATATTTCAGATGCTATCTGGCATGGATACCACAGAAATATTGGTGAAAGATATTGCATCACAAGCTGCTCACCTTCCCCTTTTCCATCACTAGCTTCCTGGATCCGCCTGTCTTACTTGGAGTGAAGTACATCCGTccatagaaaaataaaagccTAAATTGTGAAGTTCCTCCATAGCACACGTCTTTCTGAATAACATCAGATGAATCTTTAATCAGAAAGAAGTGAAGAAGAGATACTGTAGATGAAGGGTATATTAAGGTAAGACAGTAAACATCTGAGAGCATgcaaaaaacatataaaaaagggCCTGGCTGTCTAACTATAATGTTGTAGAAACAGGGTCCACGCATCTTCcaacaaaaagcagctgaatCAGATGCTTTTTAGTTTAGGACAACAGACTACGAAAAACAGAAGGGACTGGAGCACATTGATtaatttgcagcctttaattAGTGTTGAAACATtagtctgtttgcacaattaaaggctgcaaactaatcagtgtgctccagtcccTTCTGTTTTTTGTAACTATAATGTTGCTTTGggtataaaaaaaatgaagcagatTAGATAAGGCCATGAAGATAACAAAATGCCTCAACGAGTGTACAGCACATCTGGCTCAAAGCAGATGTAGTGCTTATTTCAAAACCTCATtcttcaatccaaaaaggaatgaCGATCAAAGGAAttggcaaaaacaaaacaaaaacgagccatttttgactgttttttcgttatttgattctgacatcaaaaaaagttttccgttttttggttttgaaacaaataagagatttaccgttttttcatttttgattacaaatgaattacagATTATCCGATTATACCCGTTATGGTCAAATGCACCAAAGTGAGTCTAAAAATAGAAGGTATGGACAGTGTTGAtctcctgttttctgtttgatttgatCTGATCGCAGATGTTAATTGGAACCCAACTATTCACATTTAACTCCACAGGAAGCAAACACAtgggctgcagctgctgcagaatAGGCCTAACCCCTGGGCCACACTGAATGCGTGAGcagcgcgtgtgcgtgtgtgtcgctgaactgctgcgtctctcatgcttgcagcgtccacactggaagcgtgtctgctgcggcgcttctgccactggcagccctatctttctcgttttccctgtctatttctgcacgcggagaaaataggcgagacctcgaaCCTCTAGATGAAGCGCTCGTGACAcgcgctgctcacgcatccagtgtggcCCAGGGATTATGTTTTTACACGCACACAAGTTTGCATTTGTGCCAGTTGAATGTCAACAGGACCTACAGCATGTTTGGACACGAGCCAAATAAAAACAACGACTTTTTTAATGAAAGTTGAtgctaaatatttttaaatgcacagTTGCATTTATTCTGTGAACCTGTGCAAATCAGCTACTCACCTGTTAGGCGATACCGGACAGAGCTAAAATCGTCAGTAACACCTGCAGAGAAATCAACAGTTTCACACATCGAGCTCAAGACACCAGAGAGACAAAAATCACTGTGAAAGAATAAGTTTGGTTCGCTAGAGTTTGTGCAGCACCCAGAACATTGCGCGTGGCtaagttgtttttatatttaagcaAGCAaccaaagtttatttatatagcacctttcacagacaccAGACACAAAGTGCCTCTCGGTGGGTACCCTTAACAATATGGTGAAAGCTGAGAGGCATAGAAATATCGACAATAAACACCTCTTAACATACAATGAAGATAAGGAAGATAACTCCTATAACCGACCAAGGTACGTTTGAACCGTTTGTTTTTTCGGTACAattgacacagacagaaaccGGAAACAGGtcgtttttttaaatgtaaaattttgggcaaaaaacaaaaagccccAATTCAGTTTGATTTCTTGTTTTCCGTTCTTACTGACAGAACAAATTTACCACTcaaagtttcattttcattggtGGGTGGGCCCTCAGCACCctcttgtttctgattggccagtgtCTTCTATCAATTGTGTTTGAGCTGCATTCTTCAAAATAAAGGTTCCACCTCTTTGTCTTTGGACAGTGCAATGccaacacaaaatatatagaACAGACCTTTAGCCTTTAATAATTGATGATTataattgaataataatttattatgcTCTTACTGAGAGGTGCTGcacatgattttgttttataacCTACAATGACAGTAAAACTGTTTTGCATATCAAATGAACAAGctgtcattcattttcaaatattcacTTAGTGCATAGATTATAAAGTAATGCAACAGCATTATATTGTATTGCCAGTTCATGTGCAGCTGAGTGACCATAACACATTttgggccaaatccacaaagaatggattgcgcCCACTAATAGCATCATGAATTGCGCAACATTTGTACCTGTAATCTGCCCCGTTTTAAGATCCTATTCACAAAAGATGCCGCTCAGAGCAATATGCCCTTGTTTTGCTTCTGATTGAGTGAGCGGAGCGGTTTCCAGTGTTTAAgacttttctccacatttcaacACACATATTCGTTCATAATGAAAAAACTgcagagcacaaaagcctcaattTGAATGtcaataataaatgtaataggCAGAGGTGCGCGCGCACACAGAGCTCTTCACAAttacaaaccaactttcatgtattgtGCATCTTctacttctctagtatttcgcATAATATAATCTactcaaatatcaaaatatagctattaatgtgactcaggcaggtctgaaacgtgttagattaatgtctgaatcttacaataatgtcgttcaggtgtcactgaatgtatccagaatgttgcagaaacatcagtactgatgttctgtttgctgTCAGCTGCACATGAACCAGCAATACAATAAAGCGCTGTTGCATTACTTTATGCAGCAactgaatatttgaaaatgaaagacagcacattcatttgatatgaaaaacacattattgtcattgtaggtcacaataaattatttatcaACTATAACCATCAATTAATAAAGGCTAaagctctgtctgtctgtttatatattttgtgttgaCATTGGCACTTTCTAAAGGCAAAATAGTGGAACCTTTATTTTGAAGAGTACAACGCAAACGTAACTGATAGAGcacactggccaatcagaaacaagggGGCGCTGAAGGCCCTCCCaccaatgaaaatgaaacattgaGTGGTAAATTCGTTTTGTCAGtaagaacagaaaacaagaaatcaagctgaatttgtatttttagatttttgcccaaaattaaaaaaaaaaacaaaaaaacaacctgtttcTGGTTTCTGCCTGTGTCAATTGTACCGAAAAAACAAGCGGTCCAAACGTACCTTGGTCAGACAGTCATACAAGCAGTCTAAAGGCGAATTAATAATTTTCACACTcacccaaacaaacacaggcCCCCAGCAACAGCAACACTATCATCATCTGCCGCGATTCAAAACGTAAAACCTGTGTCCAGTCAGTGGTACACAAATGTACCGTCTCCGACCAATTAAGCGCACCATATGATTACGATTGATCAATACTTTACTGAAACATGCCGGCAGAGTAAACCCCTCACTATATGCACAACATTAAGACAGAAGATGTACAAAACATACATCCCGCATTACACTGTTATGAATAGCGGTTTATGGACGGGGTTTGCTGGGAGACGCTTTATCTGGGCCCACCCACCAGGGCGTTTACATTGCAGTAGCCTATTCGTGGTGCGTTTAAGCACTGTCGGAAATAACCATTTAAACGCCATGCTGCGGCTCTAAGAATGACAATTTGGGTTTTTCCCCCAATAGTTCGcttttgtgaaatatctcaacatacAAGACAGATTCATGCAGACATT from Thunnus thynnus chromosome 9, fThuThy2.1, whole genome shotgun sequence encodes the following:
- the LOC137189356 gene encoding uncharacterized protein, which encodes MMIVLLLLGACVCLGVTDDFSSVRYRLTDSSDVIQKDVCYGGTSQFRLLFFYGRMYFTPSKTGGSRKLVMEKGKVKDPRFKSSPYSVTLTKLTERDDGTFSVSIAGERPFDIVKLNILECAEQVVRSYKAMYSFNVPREAEFLEFTPILSVDQPRVLWNRTDPQTNTGGRGHVKHNVWEISELTQADNGLYNFRKKDKTLLSRIKLIVKANTRSYELSPEERLDFTFDLEPNSCNIYFISESDLNLREFETEIVRQGRLERKGSDEVDCVGFQLSKPCGILMDSFQRSCVGRFEVRDQNGNMALVVSLKMKPNRRSYELSPGERLDFTFDLEPNSCNIYFISESDLKLKEFETEIVRQGRLQRKGSDEVNCGGFQLSKPCGILIESLQSSCGGHFEVIDQHGNKALVVSLKMKRRVNHKTKKTIRGSRGDTTVGIIAAVSLFGTCFCGCLKKCCGESSSREDDSETEAAAASAPEYEAVGPRSDELSQPSGTHYPAQPSYTPTGPLVHDRTDNVPPYYSEVHDPTDNPPPSYSEVVASAEQAVVPSAPVYSDVEPQFELKGMTFPSDSANVYTSDKLNFL